A genome region from Pygocentrus nattereri isolate fPygNat1 chromosome 6, fPygNat1.pri, whole genome shotgun sequence includes the following:
- the LOC119263627 gene encoding gastricsin-like codes for MKSIILCLLCLALNEGLIRVPLVKWEEIMKERGLMKELLKYSQYSSNQLNTEDLINQKNLAYFGKIGVGTPPQYFYVHFDTGSSTLWVNSVYCKSSACYQHPLFNPHKSHTYHTHNKPFSVHYGTGSVTRVYGYDTITVSLLVVKHQKIGLSKNEPGSHFAKPLHDGLMGLAFMPDDDTIVDTMIKEGLIEESVFAFYLSRDDQKGSEVVFGGTNPSHYQGQINWVPAQRNSHWQVTFEGFEVNHKKTDWCKSGCTAIVDTGTSMLECPPHYVASLHEMLGAHKDSSGDYVFECSKVNSLPTLTFIMNGAHLHLPPSAYVLQSHGSHCKSGIKQSHEKYRDGHPYWILGDVFLRQFYSVFDQGRARVGFATLA; via the exons ATGAAGAGTATTATACTCTGCCtgctctgtctcgctctcaaCGAAGGACTCATCAG AGTTCCTTTGGTGAAATGGGAGGAAATAATGAAAGAGAGGGGGCTCATGAAAGAACTGCTGAAATACTCCCAGTATAGTTCAAACCAACTGAATACAGAAGACCTGATCAACCAGAAGAAT TTGGCCTACTTTGGAAAGATTGGTGTAGGAACCCCACCACAGTACTTCTATGTCCACTTTGACACTGGCTCCAGCACTCTCTGGGTCAACTCTGTGTACTGCAAGAGCAGCGCCTGCTA CCAACATCCTCTGTTCAACCCACACAAGTCTCACACATACCACACCCATAACAAACCGTTCTCCGTCCATTACGGAACCGGGAGCGTTACTAGGGTCTATGGCTATGACACAATCACAGTGAGCCTGTT AGTAGTCAAACACCAGAAGATTGGTCTGAGTAAAAATGAGCCTGGAAGTCACTTCGCTAAGCCTCTGCATGATGGGCTCATGGGCCTGGCCTTCATGCCTGATGATGACACCATTGTGGACACCATGATCAAAGAAGGTCTCATTGAGGAGTCTGTTTTTGCTTTCTATTTGAGCAG GGATGATCAAAAAGGCAGTGAGGTAGTTTTCGGAGGAACCAACCCATCCCATTACCAGGGCCAGATCAACTGGGTTCCTGCACAGAGAAACAGCCACTGGCAAGTGACATTTGAGGG ATTTGAGGTGAACCACAAGAAAACAGACTGGTGTAAGAGTGGCTGTACTGCGATAGTGGACACAGGAACATCCATGCTAGAGTGCCCTCCGCACTATGTGGCCTCTCTTCATGAAATGCTGGGAGCCCACAAGGATAGCAGTGGTGAT TACGTGTTTGAATGTAGTAAAGTGAACAGCCTTCCCACACTaacattcatcatgaatggagCTCACCTGCACCTGCCTCCATCTGCATATGTACTTCAG AGTCATGGATCTCACTGCAAGAGCGGCATCAAGCAGTCTCATGAGAAGTACAGAGATGGCCACCCTTACTGGATCCTGGGTGATGTCTTCCTCAGACAGTTCTACTCTGTGTTTGATCAAGGGAGAGCCAGAGTGGGATTTGCCACTTTGGCTTAG
- the LOC108423922 gene encoding gastricsin-like, which produces MRCVIFGLLCLALTEGLVRVPLVKKKTIMEERGLLKEIMKHSQYSSEQGYTEDLTNQDDMGYYGKIGIGNPPQYFYVHFDTGSSTLWVNSIYCKSSACTYHPLFNPSKSSTYHTNNQPFSIKYGTGSVVGIIGYDTVTMGELNVTDQKIGLSTSEPGNHFARPLHDGLMGLAFKPDEGTIVDTMIHDGLIEEPVFAFYLSSDSENGSEVVFGGTDPSQYQGQINWVPVQQDSHWQLVFDGFEVNHQATGWCESGCTAITDTGTSLLLCPPQYVDTLHQMLGAQQDQNGNYVFDCSEVSSLPPLTFVMNGAHLHLPASAYVLQEEDSNGYCSSGIRNSHEEYRNGLPYWILGDVFLRQFYSVFDQGNARVGFATLA; this is translated from the exons AGTTCCTCTGGTGAAAAAGAAGACCATAATGGAGGAGAGGGGGCTCCTCAAGGAAATCATGAAACACTCACAGTATAGTTCAGAGCAAGGTTACACAGAGGACCTCACCAACCAGGACGAC ATGGGCTATTATGGGAAGATCGGTATAGGAAACCCTCCGCAATACTTTTATGTCCATTTCGACACTGGCTCCAGCACTCTCTGGGTCAACTCCATCTACTGCAAAAGCAGTGCCTGCA CCTATCATCCTCTCTTCAACCCAAGCAAGTCCTCCACATACCACACCAATAACCAACCATTTTCAATCAAGTATGGAACAGGCAGCGTTGTTGGTATCATTGGCTATGACACTGTTACA ATGGGTGAGCTGAATGTCACAGACCAGAAGATCGGATTAAGCACATCAGAGCCAGGTAATCACTTTGCAAGGCCACTGCATGATGGACTCATGGGACTGGCCTTCAAGCCTGACGAGGGAACCATTGTGGACACCATGATCCATGATGGTCTTATTGAGGAGCCAGTATTTGCTTTCTACCTGAGCAG TGACTCTGAGAATGGCAGTGAGGTTGTGTTTGGTGGAACTGATCCCTCTCAATACCAGGGCCAAATCAACTGGGTTCCTGTACAGCAGGACAGCCACTGGCAACTAGTCTTCGATGG ATTTGAGGTGAATCATCAGGCTACAGGCTGGTGTGAGTCTGGCTGTACTGCCATTACAGACACAGGGACCTCTCTTCTGTTGTGTCCTCCCCAATATGTGGACACTCTCCATCAAATGCTGGGAGCCCAACAGGACCAGAATGGCAAT TACGTGTTTGACTGCAGTGAAGTGAGCAGCCTTCCCCCACTTACGTTTGTCATGAACGGAGCTCACCTACACCTGCCGGCCTCTGCATATGTGCTTCAG GAAGAAGATTCCAATGGTTACTGCAGTAGTGGCATTAGAAATTCCCATGAAGAGTACAGAAATGGTCTTCCCTACTGGATCCTCGGTGATGTGTTCCTGAGACAGTTCTACTCTGTGTTTGACCAAGGCAATGCTCGAGTGGGATTCGCTACCTTGGCATAA